Proteins co-encoded in one Chitinophagales bacterium genomic window:
- a CDS encoding DUF2147 domain-containing protein: MKLFFQSVITVLLSTFLLGQDLVLAQSGADEIVGTWLVPEKDGKIEVYKKGDTYFGKIVWISEPNNADGTPRKDIYNEDTALRNQPIVGLVVLRDFKYDAKSKEWTGGTVYNSRSGKTYSGYLKLQEDGSLYLKGYIAGMRWLGKSNVWTRVN, encoded by the coding sequence ATGAAATTGTTTTTTCAGAGTGTAATTACTGTCTTGTTGAGCACTTTTTTATTGGGACAAGATCTGGTATTGGCACAATCAGGAGCCGATGAAATTGTAGGCACTTGGTTGGTTCCAGAAAAAGATGGGAAAATTGAAGTGTATAAAAAAGGAGATACCTATTTTGGGAAAATTGTTTGGATTTCAGAACCGAATAATGCAGATGGTACTCCCCGCAAAGACATTTACAATGAGGATACTGCGTTGAGGAATCAACCGATTGTAGGTCTTGTGGTTTTGAGGGACTTTAAATATGATGCTAAATCAAAGGAGTGGACAGGTGGAACTGTTTACAATTCTCGATCGGGTAAAACATACAGTGGTTATCTAAAATTGCAGGAGGATGGTAGCTTGTATTTGAAGGGATACATTGCGGGTATGCGATGGCTTGGAAAATCGAATGTGTGGACAAGAGTGAACTAG
- a CDS encoding prephenate dehydratase gives MQVAIQGIRGCFHQIAAFKYFGEREVIESIECETFPQMFHTFQKQPNYYGVMAIENTVAGTILPNYAMLRNSEMKIIGEVYLRIQHHLLSVDGQKVENIQEVHSHPMAILQCQNFLDKHHLKPVETIDTAWSAKELSEKRTRGRAAIASSLAADYYKLEIVAEGIETNKRNFTRFLVLQHKEFTQKTQLPSNKASICFHLVHEVGSLAKTLTILSEQGINLTKIQSLPVVGKAWEYFFHLDVEFSDYDGYRKSLEAIQPYINELQILGEYQRGVKHRTI, from the coding sequence ATGCAAGTAGCGATTCAAGGGATTAGAGGATGTTTTCACCAGATAGCTGCCTTCAAATATTTTGGAGAGCGGGAAGTGATAGAGAGCATTGAATGTGAGACATTTCCGCAAATGTTCCATACTTTCCAAAAGCAGCCCAATTATTATGGGGTGATGGCGATTGAAAACACCGTTGCAGGGACGATATTACCCAATTATGCAATGCTCCGAAATTCTGAAATGAAGATTATTGGAGAAGTCTATTTGCGGATTCAGCATCATTTGTTAAGTGTCGATGGTCAAAAAGTAGAAAATATTCAGGAAGTTCATTCACATCCGATGGCGATTCTTCAATGTCAAAATTTTCTGGATAAACATCATTTGAAACCTGTGGAAACGATTGATACAGCCTGGAGTGCCAAAGAGTTGAGCGAAAAAAGAACCAGAGGAAGGGCTGCAATAGCCAGTAGTTTGGCGGCAGATTACTACAAGTTAGAAATTGTAGCAGAGGGTATTGAAACGAACAAAAGGAATTTTACCCGCTTTTTGGTTTTACAGCACAAAGAATTTACCCAAAAAACGCAACTGCCTTCTAATAAAGCTTCCATTTGTTTTCACTTGGTCCATGAAGTGGGTTCTTTGGCTAAAACGCTGACAATCTTGAGCGAACAAGGTATCAACCTTACCAAGATTCAATCGTTGCCAGTTGTAGGTAAAGCATGGGAATACTTTTTTCATTTGGATGTTGAGTTTTCAGATTATGATGGATATAGAAAATCTTTGGAGGCTATTCAGCCTTATATCAATGAATTGCAGATTTTGGGCGAATACCAAAGAGGAGTTAAGCACCGGACGATTTGA